A single window of Halodesulfovibrio sp. DNA harbors:
- the lolA gene encoding outer membrane lipoprotein chaperone LolA, protein MNRNITTYIVAICFLFIFSSSAHAGLESLTKTYGKAQTITADFVQTLIHKDSGSKNVRTGHFTIKRPQLVRWVTSKPSKELLIVNKNAVWNYLEDEEVVYKYPRDLADESQNALRFLLGDSKVDNDFYVEEENGSYILLPKEPTANLTEAELWLDESTGVITRLRIIDFYGNINDITFKNVQFDKAVNDSVFDFTPPKGVDVEDNTKK, encoded by the coding sequence ATGAATCGAAACATCACCACGTACATAGTAGCTATCTGTTTTTTATTCATATTTTCAAGCAGTGCACATGCAGGGCTTGAGTCTCTCACTAAAACATATGGTAAAGCGCAGACTATTACTGCTGATTTCGTCCAAACCCTTATTCATAAAGACAGCGGCAGCAAAAATGTTCGAACAGGACATTTTACTATTAAACGTCCGCAGTTAGTTCGCTGGGTAACAAGTAAGCCATCAAAAGAATTGCTTATTGTTAATAAAAATGCAGTTTGGAATTATCTTGAAGACGAAGAAGTTGTCTACAAATATCCGCGAGATCTCGCAGACGAAAGTCAAAATGCCTTACGTTTTCTGCTCGGTGATTCAAAAGTTGATAACGATTTTTACGTCGAAGAAGAGAATGGAAGTTACATACTTCTTCCTAAAGAGCCAACAGCCAATCTGACAGAGGCCGAACTCTGGTTAGATGAATCGACCGGCGTTATCACAAGACTGCGCATTATTGATTTTTACGGAAACATAAACGACATCACGTTTAAAAATGTTCAGTTTGATAAAGCAGTAAATGATTCCGTCTTTGACTTTACTCCGCCTAAAGGAGTAGATGTGGAAGACAATACAAAAAAATAA
- a CDS encoding DNA translocase FtsK, which yields MTNTQRITRELFALFITFWGILLTISLITFSQADPSLNHIVSSPKSINNAAGLFGAYLSGILVDMLGLASYFLALGFVASGVRCFFAKICLEWWRWTGLLLFGISFCSLSSAVPMTVGEIQGGGLLGDVLFGVSWYYLRPIGSTLLWIFVTLCAVQLVMGGTWAGMFAWLKKNCNNFELPQLPKAPKPVKKAKSKKLVEITSQKKPRRALFSKKTDKAKKALPALDIPEENTSPEIWDEIASMDDSSSGEFSSVIIDEPIKATDEEASLIGDGNPFEGELDFPEVKRTNSKKNKKVSLPVLDLFTNNDDEIETTPREVLETKGRLVMECLEDFNVHGELQRITPGPVVTMFEVKPAPGVKVSKIANLSNDIAMALSAVSVRIQAPIPGKDTVGIEIPNEIRELVSLKELFASDAFVSSKDPLTLAIGKDISGIPFTSDLAKMPHLLVAGATGQGKSVFINSVLMSLLFKTTPESLQLLLIDPKRIELAVYADLPHLVHPVVTDMSQAKNALDWAVHEMDKRYEAMSRMGVRNIVSYNTKLKQMGDDKPENLADLQAIPYMVIIIDELADLMLTAAKEVETSIVRLAQLARAAGIHLILATQRPSVDVVTGLIKANFPCRISFQVTGKHDSRTILDTVGAEHLLGKGDMLFKPGGGRLTRMHGAFVSDDDVTSVVSHWKKQMPPAYKVDFVEWASEGTGNVSGSMNGGANGGNGAADDPLYGECVAFVIENGKASISLIQRRFRIGFNKAARFVEQMEQDGIVGPADGSKPRTVLAKKEQPTG from the coding sequence ATTACGAATACGCAACGTATAACTCGCGAACTTTTTGCTTTATTCATCACGTTCTGGGGCATATTGCTTACTATTAGCCTGATAACTTTCAGTCAGGCTGACCCAAGCCTCAACCATATCGTAAGTTCGCCTAAATCTATTAATAATGCCGCAGGGCTATTCGGAGCATATCTTTCAGGGATTCTTGTCGATATGCTTGGTCTTGCGTCATATTTTTTGGCTCTCGGGTTTGTTGCATCCGGCGTCCGCTGTTTTTTTGCAAAAATTTGTCTTGAATGGTGGCGGTGGACTGGGCTTTTGCTGTTCGGCATCAGCTTTTGTTCTCTGAGTTCCGCTGTTCCAATGACTGTCGGTGAAATTCAAGGCGGTGGACTGCTGGGAGATGTTCTTTTTGGAGTCAGCTGGTATTACCTGCGACCAATAGGCAGCACCTTGCTTTGGATTTTTGTCACACTGTGTGCAGTTCAACTTGTCATGGGTGGTACGTGGGCAGGAATGTTCGCTTGGCTCAAAAAAAATTGTAATAATTTTGAGCTACCACAACTGCCTAAAGCACCTAAGCCTGTTAAAAAAGCAAAATCAAAAAAACTCGTCGAAATTACTTCTCAAAAGAAGCCACGCCGTGCACTGTTTAGCAAAAAAACAGATAAGGCAAAGAAGGCATTGCCCGCACTTGATATTCCCGAAGAAAACACTTCTCCAGAAATTTGGGACGAGATTGCATCAATGGATGACTCATCTTCAGGAGAGTTCAGTTCTGTTATTATTGACGAACCAATCAAAGCAACAGACGAAGAGGCTTCGCTTATTGGTGATGGAAATCCTTTCGAGGGAGAACTGGATTTCCCAGAAGTGAAGCGCACTAACAGCAAGAAAAATAAAAAAGTTTCATTGCCGGTACTTGATCTATTCACCAATAACGATGATGAAATTGAAACAACCCCACGTGAAGTACTGGAAACCAAAGGGCGCCTTGTCATGGAATGTCTGGAGGACTTCAATGTTCATGGTGAATTACAGCGCATCACCCCTGGTCCCGTTGTTACCATGTTTGAAGTTAAACCAGCACCAGGGGTAAAAGTAAGCAAAATTGCTAACCTGTCAAACGACATTGCAATGGCTTTGAGTGCTGTATCTGTTCGCATTCAGGCTCCAATTCCGGGCAAAGATACTGTCGGCATTGAAATCCCAAATGAAATTCGAGAGCTTGTTTCTTTAAAAGAACTGTTTGCTTCAGATGCATTCGTCAGCTCAAAGGACCCACTGACTCTCGCTATTGGTAAAGACATTTCAGGAATTCCATTCACTTCTGACCTTGCAAAAATGCCTCACCTGCTTGTAGCAGGTGCTACCGGTCAAGGTAAAAGTGTGTTCATCAACTCTGTGCTCATGAGTCTTTTATTCAAGACAACCCCTGAATCATTACAACTTTTGCTTATCGATCCAAAGCGAATCGAGCTTGCAGTATATGCAGATTTACCACACTTGGTTCACCCAGTTGTTACGGATATGTCCCAAGCTAAAAATGCACTTGACTGGGCAGTGCATGAAATGGATAAGCGCTACGAAGCGATGTCGCGCATGGGAGTGCGAAACATTGTAAGTTATAATACAAAGCTAAAGCAAATGGGTGATGATAAACCAGAAAATCTCGCTGACCTGCAAGCTATCCCATACATGGTCATCATAATTGATGAACTTGCAGACCTTATGCTCACAGCTGCAAAAGAAGTTGAAACAAGTATTGTTCGTCTAGCTCAACTTGCCCGTGCCGCAGGTATCCACCTCATTCTGGCAACACAGCGACCAAGCGTTGATGTAGTTACCGGATTAATCAAGGCAAACTTCCCTTGTCGAATATCATTTCAGGTTACTGGCAAACACGATTCCCGAACAATTCTTGATACTGTCGGCGCAGAGCATTTATTAGGAAAAGGTGATATGCTGTTCAAACCGGGAGGCGGACGGCTTACCCGAATGCATGGTGCATTTGTAAGTGACGATGATGTAACTTCTGTTGTTTCTCACTGGAAAAAACAAATGCCGCCAGCATACAAAGTTGACTTTGTTGAATGGGCATCTGAAGGAACCGGAAATGTTTCCGGCTCAATGAATGGCGGGGCAAATGGTGGAAACGGCGCAGCTGATGATCCTTTATATGGAGAATGTGTTGCCTTTGTTATAGAAAACGGCAAGGCATCTATCTCTCTTATTCAGCGTCGGTTCCGAATTGGATTTAACAAAGCCGCTCGTTTTGTTGAACAAATGGAGCAAGATGGAATTGTTGGTCCCGCAGATGGCAGTAAACCACGCACAGTTCTAGCAAAAAAAGAACAACCAACCGGCTAA
- the efp gene encoding elongation factor P → MYSTTDFKRGLKILLDGTPYEIVEFQHFKPGKGGAMIRTKLRNLLTGRVVDNTFRSGEKVGRPDIEHSAMQYLYMEGDNLVLMDLSSYEQHYMSTEKSAGAENFLKDGQEVKVMLYNGDPLSLELPAALIFEVTHTEPGAKGDTVSNVTKPATIETGLEVNVPLFINIGDKIKIDTRTREYLGRENS, encoded by the coding sequence ATGTACTCAACTACTGATTTCAAACGCGGTCTTAAAATTCTTTTAGACGGCACTCCATATGAAATTGTTGAATTCCAGCATTTCAAACCGGGCAAAGGCGGTGCTATGATTCGCACCAAACTGCGCAACCTCCTTACAGGTCGTGTAGTTGACAACACATTCCGTTCCGGCGAAAAAGTGGGTCGTCCAGATATCGAGCACTCTGCAATGCAGTACCTCTACATGGAAGGCGACAACCTTGTGCTTATGGACCTTAGCTCTTACGAGCAGCACTACATGAGTACAGAGAAATCAGCGGGCGCAGAAAACTTCCTCAAAGACGGTCAGGAAGTTAAAGTAATGCTCTACAATGGTGATCCACTTTCTTTGGAATTACCAGCAGCTTTAATCTTTGAAGTTACACACACAGAGCCGGGCGCTAAGGGTGATACAGTATCTAACGTAACAAAACCAGCAACAATCGAAACTGGTCTTGAAGTAAACGTTCCTTTATTCATCAATATTGGTGATAAAATTAAAATTGATACACGTACCCGCGAATATCTTGGTCGTGAAAATTCATAA
- a CDS encoding type II 3-dehydroquinate dehydratase yields the protein MAGYKFLILNGPNLGALGKRQPEIYGNNTMDILPELVQQVLGKNSQSVSLELYQNNSEGKLIDRIEQAREEGIDGIVFNAGAYTHTSLALADCLAWIELPVVEVHLSNVLARSEPLRQKSLIGRHVIGAIAGFGMMSYALAVQALFQHLEY from the coding sequence ATGGCCGGTTACAAATTTTTGATTCTTAATGGTCCCAATTTAGGAGCACTAGGAAAGCGACAACCGGAAATCTATGGCAACAACACTATGGATATTTTGCCTGAACTTGTTCAACAAGTTCTTGGAAAAAATTCCCAAAGCGTTTCCCTAGAACTTTATCAAAATAATTCAGAAGGCAAATTGATCGACCGTATTGAACAGGCAAGAGAAGAAGGCATTGACGGTATCGTGTTTAATGCCGGAGCGTACACTCATACAAGTCTTGCCTTAGCCGACTGCTTAGCCTGGATTGAACTGCCGGTGGTAGAAGTGCATTTGAGTAATGTACTTGCTCGCTCAGAACCGTTACGGCAGAAAAGTTTAATTGGTCGTCACGTAATTGGTGCTATTGCCGGTTTCGGCATGATGAGCTATGCGCTTGCAGTGCAAGCCTTGTTTCAGCACCTTGAATATTAG
- the yihA gene encoding ribosome biogenesis GTP-binding protein YihA/YsxC translates to MQPNLILEDTIYTLEQLQEIDVPQIALAGRSNVGKSSLINALAGRKNLARISSTPGKTQSINFYKVDPWQYYLVDLPGYGYAKVSKADRQKWAELINQYLISTPGLKALAVLIDSRVPPQQIDIELTSYARQIDLPLIPILTKGDKCKQRERDAKQNEWAKILGGIKPIISSASSGLGLDRIWHAFSEHAMEPEEFARIDAEVKKAKAEKKALRAARAEKRGAAKPKTKSKKAAPAKKKKKKK, encoded by the coding sequence ATGCAACCAAATCTTATTTTAGAAGACACAATATATACGCTGGAACAACTTCAAGAAATTGATGTTCCACAAATTGCTCTTGCTGGACGTTCTAATGTTGGTAAATCTTCTCTTATCAACGCGTTGGCTGGACGTAAAAATCTTGCACGTATCAGTTCTACTCCGGGAAAGACTCAGTCAATTAACTTTTACAAAGTAGACCCGTGGCAATATTATTTGGTAGATCTCCCAGGGTATGGCTATGCTAAGGTTTCCAAAGCAGACCGTCAAAAATGGGCAGAACTTATTAACCAATATCTTATTTCGACTCCGGGACTTAAAGCGCTTGCTGTTCTTATCGACAGTCGTGTTCCACCACAACAGATTGATATCGAGTTGACAAGCTATGCTCGCCAAATTGATCTTCCACTTATTCCGATTCTTACAAAGGGAGATAAATGCAAGCAGCGTGAGCGCGATGCCAAGCAGAATGAGTGGGCTAAAATTCTTGGTGGAATTAAGCCTATCATCTCTTCTGCTTCATCCGGCTTAGGACTTGATAGAATTTGGCACGCTTTTTCTGAACATGCGATGGAGCCGGAAGAGTTTGCACGAATCGACGCCGAAGTAAAAAAAGCTAAGGCAGAAAAAAAGGCTCTTCGTGCTGCGCGCGCAGAAAAACGTGGAGCAGCAAAGCCGAAAACAAAATCAAAGAAAGCTGCACCTGCTAAAAAGAAAAAGAAGAAAAAATAG
- a CDS encoding PEP/pyruvate-binding domain-containing protein, with amino-acid sequence MAKKKADDSKSVKAQTTKIKELQKKMVLTGADIVAIGEEAELLVGGKNYNTAIISQVDGIRAPQFRAISSIAFHQLMDETKVNASLVRSMVDKEYNRIDWNDPEINKDPEFLQKFVRNIAKEIRAEAEAQGTQTTLKTRTFVNNVVEGFATSPEGIDQLRKRSVLVQAGILSVTLPDSVTGCVKDAYNAICKEAGLEDVPVAVRSSAAGEDSRKKAFAGLQDTYLNIVGENRCVEAYHWDCASAYNLRSMTYRREAILDAMARAEATGDETIAIKAKEEWAIENTSLSVCVMRMINPVISGTAFSADTATGCRGTDRKDLVSIDASYGLGEAVVGGMVTPDKFYVFQRDDKQEVVIRQMGCKDKKIVYETKGGTKMVDVPDLEAFRWSLSLAQAEEVARGVRGISIAYGGMIMDTEFCIDDADRLWFVQARPETRWNEEFELHPDTIFMRRLEVDEKAAANAEVILEGNGASRGAGQGRVKYLRSALELNKINKGDILAAERTDPDMVPGMRIASSILADVGGDTSHAAITSRELGIPAIIGIQRLEVLRNLDGEEITVDGTRGKAYRGLLPLKEVGGEMNLATLPETKTKVGLILADVGQSLFLSRLRNVTDFEVGLLRAEFMLGNISIHPKALEAYDSGELERVVADKVHELESNLTKVLREQLALGIVGVDFNLREYVGHLTGLSEEIEKLTENEQPRGTDEVLAVHRRMRELDHKLDAYMETATRRFDILKTSENLEDHISAVMGFSDELMKLTGKDPETTRRRAEIDASVKALTTKAAADPVVMDVIQKVKQVRVEVALTSGLEKEIRDMRNIPEKIRTIIKTRGYRSGKEHYVQTLAQGLALFAMAFYGKDIIYRTTDFKSNEYRNLLGGSLFEHFEDNPMLGYRGVSRNLHDWEIEAFKLARGVYGGTNLQIMLPFVRTLEEGRAMRRYLEQVHKLKRGEDGLKIILMSEIPSNAILAKQFIQEFDGFSIGSNDMTQMVLATDRDNASLSHIYDEEDPAVVWAILCTIFTGQKYGKKVGFCGQGVSNSTVLRGLVAIAGIVSASVVPDTYFQTKIDMAAVEQENIKTEQLGQWLGDKYLEKIRMLLNENGYGHILKKYKNAQDILDWYEGEIARLHEQLRESIETPKEKFYRQELELFRAKFHKPVIYAGWNWKETVLDALHQAGFANFEEQAIALEAQRKAKW; translated from the coding sequence ATGGCCAAGAAAAAGGCTGACGATTCCAAGAGTGTTAAAGCACAAACGACTAAGATTAAAGAACTTCAAAAGAAAATGGTTCTTACTGGTGCAGACATTGTAGCCATTGGCGAAGAAGCAGAGCTTCTTGTTGGTGGTAAAAACTACAACACCGCTATTATTAGTCAGGTTGACGGTATTCGGGCTCCGCAATTTCGTGCAATCTCTTCCATAGCCTTCCACCAGCTCATGGATGAAACTAAAGTGAACGCTTCACTTGTTCGCTCCATGGTTGACAAAGAGTACAATCGAATTGACTGGAATGACCCTGAAATCAATAAGGACCCTGAATTTCTGCAAAAATTTGTGCGAAATATTGCTAAAGAGATTCGCGCTGAAGCAGAAGCACAGGGAACACAAACCACTCTCAAAACTAGAACATTTGTTAATAACGTTGTCGAGGGCTTTGCGACTTCCCCAGAAGGCATTGACCAACTCCGTAAACGTTCAGTTTTAGTTCAGGCTGGTATCCTTTCTGTTACTTTACCTGACAGTGTAACCGGTTGCGTAAAAGATGCGTACAACGCAATCTGCAAAGAAGCAGGGCTTGAGGACGTTCCGGTAGCGGTTCGCTCATCAGCTGCAGGTGAAGACTCACGCAAAAAAGCATTTGCAGGTCTTCAGGATACATACTTGAACATCGTTGGCGAAAACAGGTGCGTTGAAGCATACCATTGGGATTGTGCATCTGCTTATAACCTTCGCTCAATGACTTATCGTCGTGAAGCGATTCTGGATGCAATGGCGCGTGCAGAAGCAACTGGCGACGAAACTATTGCAATTAAAGCAAAAGAAGAATGGGCGATTGAAAACACCTCCCTTTCTGTTTGTGTAATGCGCATGATTAATCCTGTAATTTCCGGTACAGCATTTTCCGCTGATACTGCAACAGGTTGCCGCGGCACTGACAGAAAAGACCTTGTTTCCATAGATGCTAGCTATGGTCTGGGTGAAGCCGTCGTAGGCGGCATGGTTACACCTGATAAATTCTATGTGTTCCAGCGTGATGACAAACAAGAGGTTGTTATCCGTCAAATGGGTTGCAAAGACAAAAAAATTGTCTACGAAACCAAGGGCGGCACCAAGATGGTGGACGTTCCAGACCTCGAAGCTTTCCGCTGGTCACTTTCACTTGCTCAAGCTGAAGAAGTAGCTCGCGGTGTTCGCGGTATTTCCATCGCGTATGGCGGCATGATCATGGATACAGAATTTTGTATCGACGATGCCGACAGGCTTTGGTTTGTTCAGGCACGACCTGAAACGCGTTGGAATGAAGAATTCGAGCTGCATCCCGACACTATTTTCATGCGCCGTCTTGAAGTAGACGAAAAAGCAGCCGCTAATGCCGAAGTTATTTTAGAAGGTAACGGCGCATCACGCGGTGCGGGGCAGGGACGAGTTAAGTACCTTCGTTCAGCGCTTGAATTAAATAAAATCAACAAAGGCGATATCCTTGCAGCCGAGCGAACCGACCCAGACATGGTTCCAGGCATGCGTATTGCCTCTTCAATTCTAGCAGACGTAGGTGGTGACACCAGTCACGCTGCGATTACTTCACGAGAACTTGGAATTCCTGCGATCATTGGTATTCAGCGCCTTGAGGTACTTCGTAACCTTGATGGTGAAGAAATTACTGTTGATGGCACACGCGGCAAAGCGTATCGCGGTCTTCTTCCATTGAAAGAAGTTGGTGGCGAAATGAATCTTGCCACTCTTCCAGAGACTAAAACTAAAGTTGGTCTTATTCTCGCTGATGTCGGTCAATCACTGTTCCTTTCAAGACTCAGAAATGTAACCGATTTCGAGGTTGGCTTACTTCGTGCTGAATTTATGCTCGGCAACATTTCGATTCACCCGAAAGCGCTCGAAGCATATGATTCTGGCGAACTTGAAAGAGTTGTTGCCGATAAAGTGCATGAGCTTGAAAGCAACTTGACCAAAGTTCTTCGTGAACAGCTCGCCTTGGGTATCGTTGGAGTTGACTTTAACCTCCGCGAATATGTTGGGCACTTGACTGGACTTTCTGAAGAAATTGAAAAGCTTACCGAAAACGAGCAGCCTCGTGGTACAGATGAAGTTCTTGCTGTGCACCGTCGTATGCGCGAACTCGATCATAAGCTTGATGCCTACATGGAAACCGCAACGCGTCGGTTTGATATCCTCAAGACTTCTGAAAATCTCGAAGACCACATTTCCGCTGTTATGGGCTTCTCCGATGAATTAATGAAGCTTACCGGAAAAGATCCTGAAACAACTCGTCGTCGTGCAGAAATTGATGCATCAGTGAAAGCGCTTACAACCAAAGCTGCTGCTGACCCTGTTGTTATGGATGTAATTCAGAAAGTTAAACAGGTTCGTGTTGAAGTTGCTCTGACCTCTGGTTTAGAGAAAGAAATCCGCGACATGCGCAACATTCCGGAAAAAATTCGCACAATAATTAAAACCCGTGGATATCGTTCCGGTAAAGAACATTACGTTCAAACGCTTGCGCAAGGTTTGGCGTTGTTTGCAATGGCATTCTACGGAAAAGATATTATCTACCGAACCACTGATTTCAAATCTAATGAATACCGCAACCTTCTTGGCGGCTCATTGTTTGAACATTTCGAAGATAACCCGATGCTCGGTTACCGCGGTGTTTCCCGTAATCTTCATGACTGGGAAATTGAAGCATTCAAGCTTGCCCGTGGTGTTTATGGTGGAACAAACTTGCAGATTATGCTCCCATTTGTTCGTACTCTCGAAGAGGGTAGAGCAATGCGCCGTTATCTCGAGCAGGTGCATAAACTCAAGCGTGGTGAGGATGGTCTTAAAATTATCCTCATGTCAGAAATTCCAAGCAACGCGATTCTTGCAAAACAGTTTATCCAAGAATTCGATGGATTCTCAATTGGTTCGAATGACATGACGCAAATGGTTCTGGCAACAGACCGTGACAACGCAAGTCTTTCACATATCTACGATGAAGAAGATCCGGCTGTTGTCTGGGCAATCCTTTGCACCATTTTCACTGGACAAAAATACGGGAAAAAAGTCGGCTTCTGCGGACAGGGTGTTTCCAACAGCACAGTACTTCGCGGTCTTGTCGCTATCGCCGGTATTGTCTCAGCGTCTGTAGTTCCAGACACGTACTTCCAGACAAAAATCGATATGGCAGCTGTTGAGCAAGAAAACATTAAAACCGAACAACTTGGTCAGTGGCTTGGCGACAAGTATCTTGAAAAAATTCGTATGCTCTTAAACGAAAATGGATACGGACATATTCTCAAGAAATACAAAAACGCCCAAGATATTCTCGACTGGTACGAAGGTGAGATAGCACGCTTGCACGAGCAGCTTCGCGAATCTATCGAAACACCAAAAGAGAAATTCTACCGTCAGGAACTTGAACTGTTCCGGGCTAAGTTCCATAAGCCTGTAATTTACGCTGGCTGGAATTGGAAAGAAACAGTTCTTGATGCATTGCATCAGGCTGGTTTTGCAAACTTTGAAGAACAAGCAATTGCTCTTGAAGCACAGCGCAAAGCAAAATGGTAG